The Anoxybacillus flavithermus genome has a segment encoding these proteins:
- a CDS encoding IMP dehydrogenase: MWETKFAKEGLTFDDVLLIPAKSEVLPRDVDLTVELSKTLKLNIPIISAGMDTVTEAEMAIAMARQGGLGIIHKNMSIEQQAEQVDKVKRSESGVITDPFFLTPEHQVYDAEHLMSKYRISGVPIVNNAEEQKLVGIITNRDLRFIQDYSMKISDVMTKENLITAPVGTTLAEAEKILQKYKIEKLPLVDDQGVLKGLITIKDIEKVIEFPNAAKDAKGRLLVGAAVGVTSDTMLRVKKLVEANVDVIVVDTAHGHSKGVLETVRKIRDTYPTLNIIAGNVATAEATRDLIEAGANIIKVGIGPGSICTTRVVAGVGVPQITAIYDCATEARKYGVSIIADGGIKYSGDIVKALAAGGHAVMLGSLLAGVSESPGETEIYQGRRFKVYRGMGSVGAMEKGSKDRYFQEDNKKFVPEGIEGRVPYKGPLADTIYQLVGGLRAGMGYCGTRNLEELREKTQFVRMTGAGLRESHPHDVQITKEAPNYSLM, encoded by the coding sequence ATGTGGGAAACAAAATTTGCGAAAGAAGGATTAACGTTTGATGATGTCCTTTTAATTCCAGCGAAGTCAGAAGTGTTGCCGCGTGATGTCGACCTAACGGTTGAGCTAAGCAAAACATTAAAATTGAACATCCCGATTATTAGCGCAGGAATGGATACGGTAACAGAGGCGGAAATGGCGATTGCGATGGCGCGCCAAGGAGGATTGGGAATTATTCATAAAAACATGTCAATTGAACAACAGGCGGAACAAGTCGATAAAGTAAAGCGTTCAGAAAGCGGGGTAATTACCGATCCATTCTTTTTAACCCCCGAACATCAAGTATATGATGCGGAACATTTAATGAGTAAATATCGTATTTCAGGCGTTCCAATCGTGAACAATGCTGAAGAACAAAAGCTTGTTGGAATTATTACAAATCGTGATTTACGCTTCATTCAAGATTACTCAATGAAAATTTCTGATGTGATGACAAAAGAAAACTTAATTACTGCTCCTGTTGGAACGACATTAGCAGAAGCTGAAAAAATTTTACAAAAGTACAAAATTGAAAAACTCCCTCTCGTCGACGATCAAGGTGTGTTAAAAGGACTTATCACTATTAAAGATATTGAAAAGGTGATTGAATTTCCAAACGCAGCAAAAGACGCGAAAGGACGTCTTCTTGTCGGGGCGGCTGTTGGGGTGACATCAGATACGATGTTGCGCGTGAAAAAGCTTGTGGAGGCAAACGTTGACGTCATTGTAGTTGATACAGCCCACGGTCATTCTAAAGGAGTGCTTGAAACGGTACGGAAAATTCGCGACACTTATCCGACATTGAACATTATCGCTGGAAATGTCGCGACAGCAGAGGCGACAAGAGATCTAATTGAAGCAGGAGCAAATATCATTAAAGTCGGTATCGGTCCAGGATCAATTTGTACGACACGGGTTGTCGCAGGTGTCGGTGTTCCTCAAATTACAGCCATTTATGATTGTGCAACAGAAGCAAGGAAATATGGTGTTTCGATTATTGCTGATGGGGGAATTAAATATTCTGGTGATATTGTAAAGGCTTTAGCAGCTGGTGGACATGCGGTGATGCTCGGAAGCTTGCTCGCAGGTGTATCTGAAAGTCCGGGGGAAACAGAAATTTATCAAGGTAGACGATTTAAAGTATATCGCGGTATGGGATCAGTTGGAGCGATGGAAAAGGGAAGTAAAGACCGTTATTTTCAAGAAGATAATAAAAAATTTGTTCCGGAAGGCATTGAAGGAAGAGTACCTTATAAAGGGCCGCTTGCTGATACCATTTATCAGCTTGTTGGAGGATTGCGTGCAGGAATGGGCTATTGCGGAACGAGAAATTTAGAAGAACTACGAGAAAAAACGCAATTTGTGCGCATGACTGGAGCAGGACTAAGAGAAAGCCATCCACATGACGTCCAAATTACGAAAGAAGCGCCAAACTATTCACTTATGTAG